From a single Halorussus halophilus genomic region:
- a CDS encoding anhydro-N-acetylmuramic acid kinase — MSEESPDQDRRDRERTVIGLMSGTSLDGVDAACCRISHVGSDTDPCGYSVTVDSFVTRPYDTAFRERLASVCSDEGTVADVCELNVALGAVFADAAADAAHAAGISLDDVDAIGSHGQTIRHVPDPQSLPVGDDALRSTLQIGDGSVLAERTGVPTVADFRTADVAVGGHGAPLVPFADLALLAADDRFRVAQNVGGIANCTALPPDPARDDVAAFDTGPGNMVVDGVVELVTNGEQTYDRDGELARVGTVDETLLDECLDDDYFRTTPPKSTGRERFGRAYAREFLERCRSRGLSDEDAVATATALTAESIADAYRRFLPRTPDEVILSGGGASNPALVAMLDDAVDADVRTVDEYGVGADAKEAVAFALLAASALDGVPNNVPSATGASRPVVLGKRCPPF; from the coding sequence ATGAGTGAAGAGAGCCCCGATCAGGATAGACGCGACCGTGAGCGAACCGTCATCGGACTGATGTCCGGCACGTCACTCGACGGCGTCGACGCCGCTTGCTGTCGGATTAGCCACGTTGGTTCGGACACTGACCCGTGTGGCTACAGTGTAACCGTCGATTCGTTCGTCACGCGACCCTACGACACCGCCTTCCGTGAGCGACTCGCGAGCGTCTGCAGCGATGAAGGAACCGTCGCGGACGTATGCGAGTTGAATGTCGCGCTCGGCGCGGTGTTCGCCGACGCCGCCGCGGACGCCGCCCACGCTGCCGGCATCTCCCTCGACGACGTGGACGCCATCGGGTCGCACGGCCAGACGATCCGCCACGTCCCCGACCCGCAGTCACTCCCCGTCGGCGACGACGCACTGCGCTCGACGCTGCAGATCGGAGACGGCAGCGTCCTCGCCGAGCGGACCGGTGTGCCGACGGTCGCGGATTTCCGGACGGCGGACGTGGCGGTCGGCGGTCACGGCGCGCCGCTCGTTCCGTTCGCCGATCTAGCCCTGCTCGCCGCTGACGACCGGTTTCGCGTCGCACAGAACGTCGGCGGCATCGCCAACTGCACCGCGCTGCCGCCCGACCCGGCCCGCGACGACGTCGCTGCCTTCGACACGGGTCCTGGAAACATGGTCGTCGATGGCGTCGTCGAGTTGGTGACGAACGGCGAGCAGACATACGACCGCGACGGCGAACTTGCTCGCGTGGGAACCGTCGACGAGACGCTTCTCGACGAATGTCTGGACGACGACTACTTCCGAACCACCCCGCCGAAGTCGACCGGTCGCGAGCGGTTCGGTCGTGCGTATGCACGGGAGTTCCTCGAACGGTGCCGCTCTCGCGGTCTGTCGGACGAGGACGCCGTCGCAACCGCCACTGCGCTGACCGCCGAATCCATCGCCGATGCCTACCGTCGCTTCCTCCCCCGAACACCCGACGAGGTGATACTCTCGGGCGGCGGCGCGTCCAACCCGGCACTCGTCGCGATGCTCGACGATGCGGTTGACGCCGACGTTCGCACCGTCGATGAGTACGGCGTCGGTGCCGACGCGAAAGAAGCCGTCGCCTTCGCACTGCTCGCCGCGTCGGCGCTCGACGGAGTACCGAACAACGTCCCGAGCGCGACTGGCGCATCCAGACCCGTCGTGCTCGGAAAACGCTGTCCCCCGTTCTGA
- a CDS encoding HAD family hydrolase, which yields MTYDALLFDVDGVLLDRHADHPTVYRRAVAATFDEFGVSPAEADIGAFVAGATADEMERRCADHDVAFEAFWRRREANASALQREMMDRGERVLYDDCDVLRELAADHDMGIVSSNQHATVVYMLQRFDLANLFDAVYGREPTVEGFRLTKPETHYVDRAIDELGATDALYVGDSACDVTAAHRAGLDSAFVRRAHREGYPLPEEPTYEIRSLSDLSDLPSVGSDSP from the coding sequence ATGACGTACGACGCACTCCTGTTCGACGTGGACGGCGTATTGCTGGACCGCCACGCGGACCATCCGACCGTCTACCGACGGGCGGTGGCGGCAACCTTCGACGAGTTCGGCGTCTCGCCCGCCGAAGCGGACATCGGCGCCTTCGTCGCCGGGGCGACGGCCGACGAGATGGAACGGCGCTGTGCCGACCACGACGTCGCGTTCGAGGCGTTCTGGCGGCGTCGTGAGGCCAACGCTTCTGCGCTCCAACGTGAGATGATGGACCGCGGCGAGCGCGTCCTCTACGACGACTGTGACGTCCTCCGCGAACTCGCCGCGGACCACGACATGGGAATCGTCAGCAGCAACCAGCACGCGACCGTCGTGTACATGTTGCAGCGATTCGACCTCGCGAACCTGTTCGACGCGGTGTACGGTCGCGAGCCGACGGTCGAGGGGTTCCGTCTGACCAAACCGGAGACTCACTACGTCGACCGTGCGATAGACGAACTCGGCGCGACGGACGCGCTATACGTCGGCGACAGCGCCTGCGACGTGACCGCCGCTCACCGCGCAGGACTCGACTCTGCGTTCGTCCGGAGGGCACACCGCGAAGGTTACCCGCTCCCCGAGGAACCGACGTACGAGATTCGTTCGCTTTCGGACCTTTCCGACCTGCCGAGTGTCGGATCGGATTCACCGTAA
- a CDS encoding serine hydrolase domain-containing protein yields MTGSTDDPLDAYLTRGLDENVYPGAVAAVGTTDGVDRISAVGDRDPERNAPATPSTVFDAASLTKPVVTTTTALALVESGEIALSDELERHLPELAGYRRGKIRLDQLLTHSSGLQPYAFDESWASTDDVLSGLRDRSLLDADPGSRHEYSCLNFVYLAEALRRATGQSLAELANTHVFGPAGMNNSRLGPLADDVDEAVAATFDHEYRECTLRGEVHDPLGWAMNGESGNAGLFTTVDDLAAFAQAFLSADGTLLSGATVDRLQGDWLSDCEDRHSLGWRLADGTYPAPNWSLCGLGHTGYTGTSLWLDHERDLFAVLLTNQVYDGKETGLVRFRECFHAMVAAGAFDRS; encoded by the coding sequence ATGACAGGTTCGACCGATGACCCACTCGACGCGTATCTGACGCGTGGCCTCGACGAGAACGTCTATCCCGGCGCGGTTGCGGCAGTCGGCACGACCGACGGCGTCGACCGGATCAGTGCCGTCGGAGACCGGGATCCCGAGCGCAACGCGCCGGCGACCCCCTCGACGGTGTTCGACGCCGCATCGCTCACCAAACCCGTCGTGACGACGACGACCGCACTCGCGCTCGTCGAGTCGGGCGAGATCGCCCTCTCGGACGAACTCGAACGCCATTTGCCCGAACTGGCGGGCTACCGCCGCGGCAAGATTCGACTGGACCAACTGCTCACCCACAGCTCCGGCCTGCAGCCGTACGCTTTCGACGAGTCGTGGGCGTCGACGGACGACGTGCTGTCGGGGCTTCGTGATCGCTCGCTGCTCGACGCCGACCCCGGGAGCCGACACGAGTACAGCTGTCTCAACTTCGTCTACCTGGCCGAGGCGCTGCGCCGCGCGACCGGTCAGTCGCTGGCTGAACTCGCCAACACTCACGTCTTCGGTCCCGCCGGGATGAACAACTCACGACTTGGACCGCTTGCAGACGACGTAGACGAAGCGGTCGCCGCGACTTTCGACCACGAGTACCGCGAGTGCACGCTTCGGGGCGAGGTCCACGACCCGTTGGGTTGGGCGATGAACGGCGAGAGCGGCAACGCCGGGCTGTTCACGACCGTCGATGACCTCGCGGCGTTCGCGCAGGCGTTCCTCTCGGCGGACGGGACGCTGCTCTCGGGGGCTACCGTCGACCGTCTACAGGGAGACTGGCTGTCGGACTGCGAAGACCGCCATAGCCTCGGCTGGCGACTCGCTGACGGGACGTATCCCGCGCCCAACTGGTCGCTGTGCGGACTCGGCCACACCGGCTACACGGGGACGTCGCTCTGGCTCGACCACGAGCGCGACCTATTCGCCGTGCTGCTCACGAATCAGGTGTACGATGGCAAGGAGACGGGATTGGTTCGGTTCCGCGAGTGCTTCCACGCGATGGTCGCCGCTGGAGCGTTCGATAGGTCGTGA
- a CDS encoding glycoside hydrolase family 10 protein: MVAVWSYPWRLLSADPAELRRELAELGVDRVTVAAHYHSIRTLDPRSEHGLFESYEGGCYFDPDRDAFADSPIAPPVNDIDGRADPFGDVVDLLRDGGIDVNAWLVCFHNSKLGAANPDFRVESAFGDAHDHAFCPSHEAVHGYFEGVVRSLAAYDVDAINLESLGFPSAFHGHGPTFGHAKNQVVSDAAEEILVSQCFCSACRERAASHPVDFDRARSVVRSLVRDVLSDPTPQVRSLERLTSDYPVLDDLFDFRASVIDAFLERVAAASGDVDLTYSASDGLGRDPNDGWPAGVVLDRVRPHLDRVVALCYTDDADLARRRVRRYRESVDVPVDAGVTLDPALVGTESKWRAVVDEVSDLADEVHVYNHALMSDAHYDWLGALGGPATDDAAKRSGQRQPVAESDAPDSG; this comes from the coding sequence ATGGTCGCAGTCTGGAGCTATCCGTGGCGACTTCTCTCTGCGGACCCCGCAGAGCTTCGACGCGAACTCGCCGAACTCGGCGTGGACCGCGTCACGGTCGCCGCTCACTACCACTCTATCCGAACGCTCGACCCGCGCTCGGAACACGGTCTGTTCGAATCGTACGAAGGAGGTTGCTACTTCGACCCCGACCGAGACGCCTTCGCCGACTCGCCGATAGCACCGCCGGTGAACGACATCGATGGTCGCGCCGATCCGTTCGGCGACGTCGTCGACCTTCTCCGCGACGGTGGCATCGACGTGAACGCGTGGCTCGTCTGCTTTCACAACTCGAAGCTCGGCGCGGCCAATCCGGATTTTCGCGTCGAGAGTGCCTTCGGCGACGCCCACGACCACGCGTTCTGTCCGTCCCACGAAGCGGTCCACGGGTACTTCGAAGGCGTCGTTCGCTCGCTCGCGGCCTACGATGTCGACGCCATCAATCTCGAATCGCTCGGGTTCCCGAGCGCCTTCCACGGCCACGGCCCGACGTTCGGGCACGCGAAGAATCAGGTCGTCAGCGACGCCGCTGAGGAGATACTCGTCTCGCAGTGTTTCTGCTCGGCCTGCCGGGAGCGGGCGGCGAGCCACCCCGTCGACTTCGACCGCGCTCGCTCCGTGGTCCGGTCGCTCGTTCGCGACGTACTGAGCGACCCGACGCCACAGGTGCGCTCGCTCGAACGCCTCACGTCTGACTATCCCGTCCTGGACGACCTCTTCGACTTCCGGGCGTCGGTGATCGACGCGTTCCTGGAGCGAGTGGCCGCCGCAAGCGGCGACGTTGACCTGACCTACTCCGCGTCGGATGGGTTGGGCCGGGACCCGAACGACGGGTGGCCCGCGGGCGTCGTCCTCGACCGTGTTCGGCCCCACCTGGACCGCGTCGTCGCACTCTGCTACACGGACGACGCGGACCTCGCACGGCGTCGCGTTCGACGGTATCGCGAGTCGGTCGACGTTCCGGTCGACGCCGGCGTCACGCTAGACCCCGCCCTCGTCGGCACCGAATCGAAGTGGCGAGCGGTCGTCGACGAGGTGTCCGACCTTGCTGACGAAGTCCACGTCTACAATCACGCGCTGATGAGCGACGCACACTACGACTGGCTCGGCGCGCTCGGCGGGCCCGCGACCGACGATGCCGCCAAACGGTCTGGGCAGCGGCAACCCGTCGCTGAGAGTGACGCGCCGGACAGTGGGTGA